The following are encoded in a window of Mycobacterium sp. ELW1 genomic DNA:
- a CDS encoding glycosyltransferase family 2 protein — MYNEVDNVAGLLECLKAQRFRDFDWVVVDDGSTDGTADRLAQLDTDKFATILSKKNDGGLLSGSEFRSWRFGVERALPQKPYSHVMKLDADARLAPDYLERIVPLASGRVGIAGGVIATRGMAEQKFHVPGAVKLYTIDAYRATESLATAHGFDAIDEIAVSYHTGLETRVDTGAHFELTRAIGASAGEIQGRYRNGRTSRWIGYDFTYFLVHCARYIARRPYVIGALALLWGYLTAGPGPFAPELKKAHARMQREKLGRAIRNPLGFWREAYKV, encoded by the coding sequence ATGTACAACGAGGTCGACAACGTGGCGGGCCTCCTCGAGTGCCTCAAGGCGCAGCGATTCCGCGACTTCGATTGGGTAGTGGTCGACGACGGCAGCACCGATGGCACCGCCGACCGTCTTGCGCAACTCGATACCGATAAGTTCGCCACCATCCTGTCGAAGAAGAACGACGGCGGACTGCTCTCCGGGTCGGAGTTCAGGTCATGGCGCTTCGGCGTCGAAAGGGCGCTGCCCCAGAAACCCTATTCGCACGTGATGAAGCTGGACGCCGACGCGCGACTGGCCCCGGATTACCTCGAACGGATCGTGCCGCTTGCGAGCGGTCGAGTCGGCATCGCAGGCGGCGTCATCGCGACGCGAGGGATGGCCGAGCAGAAGTTCCACGTGCCCGGTGCGGTCAAGCTGTACACGATCGACGCGTACCGGGCGACCGAGTCGCTGGCCACGGCACATGGCTTCGATGCGATCGACGAGATCGCGGTCAGCTACCACACGGGTTTGGAAACCCGCGTGGACACCGGCGCTCATTTCGAGCTGACGCGCGCGATCGGCGCAAGCGCAGGAGAGATCCAGGGGCGGTATCGCAATGGCCGGACGAGTCGCTGGATCGGCTACGACTTCACTTATTTCCTCGTGCATTGCGCCCGCTACATTGCGCGACGTCCATACGTGATCGGCGCGCTCGCGCTGCTGTGGGGCTACCTCACTGCGGGCCCAGGCCCGTTCGCACCGGAATTGAAGAAGGCGCACGCCCGGATGCAGCGCGAGAAGCTCGGCCGAGCAATCCGCAACCCGTTGGGGTTCTGGCGCGAGGCCTACAAGGTCTGA
- a CDS encoding WecB/TagA/CpsF family glycosyltransferase: MNHVARLQSSAEFGSIYERAKLILADGWPVVRLAKSLGAGISGRSTGSGITNTLAHTHGGGHRVFLVGGSTPASLEAAAAIFRENGWLVESEQAPMGWLGSADNMRELAARVAAFGADLVLIGVGSPLQERVAVSLLSAQGVTAVLMGVGASIDFIAGETARRAPKWMQRLGIEWLHRILTDPGRLLKRYVGDVVPFLRVVRQSHANSE, translated from the coding sequence ATGAATCACGTTGCTCGACTTCAGTCCTCAGCTGAGTTCGGATCGATCTACGAACGTGCCAAGCTTATTCTGGCCGACGGCTGGCCGGTAGTGCGGCTCGCGAAAAGCCTGGGTGCTGGGATTTCGGGCCGCTCCACCGGAAGTGGGATCACAAACACCTTGGCGCATACCCACGGCGGGGGCCATCGCGTTTTCCTCGTCGGTGGCTCGACGCCGGCGTCGCTCGAAGCGGCGGCGGCGATCTTCCGCGAAAATGGTTGGCTCGTCGAGTCGGAGCAAGCTCCTATGGGGTGGCTTGGCTCAGCCGACAATATGCGTGAGCTCGCCGCGCGGGTGGCCGCATTCGGCGCAGATCTCGTGCTGATCGGCGTCGGTTCTCCGTTACAGGAGCGGGTCGCCGTCAGCCTGCTCAGCGCGCAGGGGGTGACCGCGGTGCTGATGGGCGTCGGCGCTTCCATCGACTTCATCGCCGGCGAGACGGCCCGCCGCGCGCCGAAATGGATGCAGCGCCTCGGGATTGAATGGTTGCACCGCATTCTGACCGATCCCGGCCGACTCCTGAAGCGTTATGTCGGCGACGTGGTTCCGTTTCTGCGGGTTGTCCGGCAGTCTCATGCCAACTCGGAATAA
- a CDS encoding polysaccharide biosynthesis tyrosine autokinase, whose translation MDLRSYCRVLVRRWPVLMSVFVLVGAAVAGVGFLVPETFTANARIVFTPNLSVDTEMQTRQVAQLYLADRMKTYAQVVTTNQVLQPVIDSLSLGVTVPELVKRTEVTIPTGTQVIDVAVSAPTGEEAAATANRIANAMPFAVAGLEGAASVAASPIQVSVLQPAQIPSFHTTPNITLNLIVAAGLAFIAAIFAAVLVDNFDTRVRRRRDVTALGATYLGGIPAGRRTKAKDSQVSTQAPDREAIFRRIAIDVLHAVDETPTRLVFTSPRMGVDKTMVAANIAGALAEAGNHVVFIDADVRGRRLASQVGIKQSPGITDLVSGRNELDESFFESTWRGFTIIPCGGSAIDAGEMLASEKFGEVMRDLAGYFDVIIVDAPPITNLSEGSLFTQNIKDVVVVAEAVNTRRKEFLLATNSLRHAGAKILGVVLSRVRKDEQSAPAEEKDRNDEATSDR comes from the coding sequence GTGGACCTTCGTAGCTACTGCCGTGTGTTAGTGCGGCGCTGGCCGGTACTCATGTCCGTGTTCGTCCTGGTCGGCGCTGCGGTGGCCGGAGTGGGGTTCCTCGTTCCGGAGACCTTCACCGCAAACGCCCGAATAGTATTCACGCCCAACCTATCCGTGGATACGGAGATGCAAACCCGCCAGGTTGCCCAGTTGTACCTCGCGGATCGCATGAAGACCTACGCACAGGTAGTGACCACCAACCAGGTTCTGCAACCGGTCATAGACTCGCTCAGTCTGGGTGTCACAGTGCCAGAGCTGGTCAAACGGACAGAAGTCACGATCCCCACCGGCACACAAGTGATCGACGTGGCGGTGTCGGCGCCGACGGGTGAGGAGGCCGCCGCCACAGCCAACCGCATTGCTAACGCAATGCCGTTCGCCGTGGCCGGCCTCGAGGGCGCGGCTTCGGTCGCTGCGTCGCCGATCCAAGTCTCCGTGCTTCAGCCCGCCCAAATACCCTCTTTCCACACGACCCCGAACATCACGTTGAACCTCATCGTCGCGGCTGGGTTGGCGTTCATCGCAGCGATATTCGCTGCGGTTCTCGTGGACAACTTCGATACCCGGGTGCGAAGGCGCCGTGACGTCACCGCTTTGGGCGCTACGTACCTTGGCGGGATACCGGCGGGACGTCGCACCAAGGCCAAGGATTCGCAGGTCTCGACGCAGGCACCCGACCGCGAGGCGATCTTTCGGCGGATCGCCATCGACGTTCTCCACGCAGTCGATGAGACACCGACACGTCTGGTATTCACCTCCCCACGGATGGGCGTGGACAAGACGATGGTGGCGGCCAACATCGCCGGTGCGCTCGCCGAGGCAGGCAACCATGTGGTCTTCATCGACGCGGACGTGCGGGGACGCCGTCTGGCTTCTCAGGTCGGCATCAAGCAATCGCCGGGGATCACCGATCTGGTCTCCGGCCGTAATGAACTGGACGAGTCGTTCTTCGAATCGACATGGCGCGGCTTCACCATCATTCCTTGCGGCGGCAGCGCCATCGATGCCGGCGAGATGCTCGCCAGCGAGAAGTTCGGCGAGGTGATGAGAGACCTTGCCGGCTACTTCGATGTGATCATCGTCGACGCCCCGCCGATCACGAATTTGAGCGAGGGTTCGCTCTTCACTCAGAACATCAAGGACGTCGTCGTGGTCGCCGAAGCGGTCAATACGCGACGTAAGGAGTTCCTGCTTGCCACCAACTCCCTGCGGCACGCCGGAGCTAAAATTCTGGGTGTTGTGTTGTCGCGAGTTCGCAAGGATGAGCAGTCGGCGCCCGCTGAAGAGAAGGACCGAAACGATGAGGCGACATCCGATCGATGA